One Coffea eugenioides isolate CCC68of chromosome 2, Ceug_1.0, whole genome shotgun sequence genomic window, AACTTGTGAATGATGTGTACCTAACCTTGTCAAGAATCGTGCATTTGATGTTCTCTTCCAAGTCGTCTGTCAGTCTGGAACAAAAATCTCCAGCAACATATCTAGCTAGATCGTTAATAAGGTCATGCATCACAAAACGTGAACTAGCGGAACTTGACTGCTGGAAGAAGGACCTCATTAGTAGCTCCTTAAAATAATTGTCCCCTGTGTCCTCCATAAGATCACTTGCTTTTGATTCCTCGAGAAAACCCTCTGCCATCCAGAGCAATACAAGCTCATATTTGTCAAACTCATAGTCCTTGGGAAATATGGAGCAGTAAGCAAAGCACGGTTTTAGATGGGCAGGAAGATGATAATAGCTTAATCTTAGTGCTGGAAGAATATCACTTTGATCCTCTTTTATTTCCCATATCTCACTGTTCAGTATATCCGTCCATTCATCTGGGATCGATCTAGCACGCAACAGCCCTCCAAGAGTCTTCACGGCCAAGGGCAAGTTCTTACATTTCCTTACAATACTCCTACCAATGCCTTCTAGATTGGGGTGCCTGTCAAAATTTGTCCTTCCTAGTGCATGTCTTGCCAGTAACCATAAGCTTTCATCATCTGTCAACTCCTTCAGACTATATCCAGCAGTGGAAGACATTACTGATGCCACCCTATGATGCCGAGTGGTGACAATTATCTTGCTCCCAGATGAACCAACTAGACATGGGCGGCGCAGGATGTCCCAGTCCTCGTATTTTTCATTCCAAACATCATCTAAAACAATTAGAAACCTCTTCCTGGTCAAGGCCTCACTCAGTTTCACTTGAACCATATTCAGATCCTCATAATCACAGACACCTCGTGTGATTGCTTTAAGGATTGTCTTTGTTACCCCAACAATGTCAAAATCATCTGAAACACAAGCCCAAGCCTTGGAATCGAAAAATTCGTTGACTCTGTCATCATTGTACACCATTTGAGCAAGAGTTGTTTTACCAACCCCTCCCATGCCAACAATTGGTATCACAGCCACTTGATCATCGCTCGATTCATTTGAAAGGAGCAATTTCAGCAGCTCTTCTTTGTCATTCTCTCGACCATAAACATAAGACTCCACCAAGGAAGTTGATGGCAATCTATCCCTAGTTTTGTTCGGCCTCTTTGCTACAGTCTCTGCCAAATGGAGGATTTTGATTTGTTCTTTCATGCTCTCCAATCTTCTAGTTATTTCATCCACCTTGGGAGCCATTTTTCTGTTGAACTTATAATCTTTAACAGAAAAATTTGTACAACAGGAAGGGATTTTAACCTTTCTTACCTTGCTAGTAGAGCCATGAGCTTCCATCAACTTTCTTCGACAAGCTTCAGTGGAGAATTCGTCGATCACATCATCCATATCATACGCCAAATCCTGAAGATCATCTAGCCACTGCTTCACAGCAATCCTCATATTCTGCTTGTCCTCTGCATCATCAAGCACTGCCTGAATCAGGGATAGCACTTGGATCCATCGTTTCAGCTCAGTATCTAAGCCTTCTGAGTGTGCAAATTTCTTCAAATCCACAGAAGCAAGCTTGTCAAATATCACCTTGATGATTGCACCAAGAAAGACTTCTATCAGTGCCATTTTtcactattcttttttttttctccagaTTATATTGTGTAGGTAAGCAACAAGCAAAAAGTCTGAAAACTTGAAAGGGGAGATAAGATTGAAAGATAGGAAACTACAGGCTGTGTTTGGACTAATAATTCAAAATGGTTGTGGAACAGTAACTACTTTATCTGTTTGGATGTGGACATAGAAGTTATAATTAGTTTCATGAGTGAAATTTTTACCTACTATTCATTTCCCAAGAATCCACCCATTTTATTTCGATTCCTTGTATGTTTCACAAACAAATGCATAGGTAATCATTGGTGTTTTATGAGGatgaaaagcaaaagaaaactaCCGGTCTCTTTATTGCTCTCTTTCATCTGATCTCCATCCTTCATTTTCGTAGTGACCTGCAATGCTTGGGTCATCCTTTCAGAAAGGTTAACTGTTAGCTTTGGTGAATTATCGAAGGAGATGCAATTCGATCTATTTGTTGACGTGCAATTGACTAATCATTCATTGTTATTAGGGTTAACAACATAAAAGCCCTATATAACTATCATACAGAAAAGTCCCCTGTGATTTTATATCATACGCGTCGGtatcccatgatttgaattattCTGAAAAATCAACGAAAATCGTTATAACAGACAAAGCTGAgtgaaaagacgaaaataccTAATGATATAAGcgaaaattgcagaagtaatTTCGGGCAAGGGCATGGGCCAGGCGGTCAGCAGTGTCTTGACCCGAGACTCCACCATTGTGGACCCAACAAAGCGAGGTTATCAAGATTGAGCTCTTCGGTCCAAGAAGCGTGGCGATGGGAGAGGAGGCGGTTTTCCGAAGGAACTTCTCGGCGATGGCAGCAGCTGCTACGGCGGTGGCGGAGGAGGATGAGGATGAGGAAGAGTCTGATACGTCAAGTGCTGCCGCGGTTGGACTGGGGTCGGGTGGGATGAGGAGGAAAAAGAGGAGGAGGGCCGCGGGGAAGGTGGCGGCAAAAGGGTATAGGAAGTTGGCGGAGACGATAGGGGGATTTGCAGACATATATGAGAGAGTAGAGGAGGCGAAACAGAGGCAAATGGTTGAGTTGGAGAAGCAGAGAATGCAGTTTGCCAAGGATTTGGAGATTCAAAGGATGAAGCTTTTTATGGAATCCCTGGTCCAGCTCAAAAAGCTTAAGCGATCTAAGCGCAATTCACCATCTGGTGGTAAGTTTATCTGTGCATTTGCATATTGTCTCAAGTAATGCTGGCAATGTTACATGACTAGTTTCAGCCTAGAGTTTCTTGGGTTTCTTGACGAGCCTCTCCTCCACCTCTTCTCTCCAGTTGTAAGCGGGCTTGCTCTCTCTCCTCTCGTTCCTCAGTTGCCTTCTCTCCCTGGCCGTTAGTTGCTTTTCAATCACGGACTCTACAGTCGCCGAGATCGTGAAAGAAATAATGGGACTTCGGAGCTTATTGAAGGCTTTGGAGTAATGGGTGGACagggaaagaaagagagggCAAGGACTCCATGTAAGAAGCCTTCGCCGCAGCTCTATCATCCCTATTAGTATCTCGTTATTCAATCTGATTTTGATCtggttttgttttcttggcACAGATGGCTTGTGTTTCTGCTATTTTGGTGTATGTTTGGTTTTGGGTCAACTAG contains:
- the LOC113763791 gene encoding trihelix transcription factor ASIL2-like, with the translated sequence MGEEAVFRRNFSAMAAAATAVAEEDEDEEESDTSSAAAVGLGSGGMRRKKRRRAAGKVAAKGYRKLAETIGGFADIYERVEEAKQRQMVELEKQRMQFAKDLEIQRMKLFMESLVQLKKLKRSKRNSPSGVVSGLALSPLVPQLPSLPGR